In the genome of Sulfurimonas autotrophica DSM 16294, the window TTTTATATTTTCAGTTGTAAATATTTCACCTTTTTTAATATCCTTAGATACATAAAGACTTCGACTAAATTGTCTATTTTTTTTCTTTTGTTCTGTCATGATATAGTCAACTTTACCAAGAAGTTTTTCAGTATCCCTAACTGCCTGTATCATAGCTTTAAATTCTTCTTTATCCATAGAAAAATCTGCATCTGCACCACCGATAGATTTATCTAAGATAAAATGTTTTTCTATCACCTTAGCCCCAAGTGTTACAGCAACTATGGGGGCAGTAGCCCCCATAGTATGGTCTGAAAATCCACTTACAACGTCAAATGTCTCAGCAAGATTTTTGATTGTCAATAAATTTGCATCTTCTAAAGCAGCTGGATAAGCACTTGTACATTTTAAAAGAACTATCTCATTATTATCAACACTATGACAAATCTCAACTGCATCTTGTATCTCATCGATAGTGGCGATACCTGTACTTATTATCATAGGTTTCATTTTGGAAGCTGTATAACGTATTAATTCATAATCAGTAATCTCAAATGAAGCGATTTTATATGCAGAAGGATTAAACTGTTCTAAAAAATCAACAGCAGTTTTATCAAATGGTGATGAAAATATATCTATGCCTATTTCTCTTGCATAGTTAAAAAGTTCTTCATGCCATTCCCACGGTGTATAAGCTTCTTGGTATAGCTCGTACAAACTTTTT includes:
- the pseI gene encoding pseudaminic acid synthase, giving the protein MKIGNFNLQKDGVYIIAELSANHGGKIEIAKKTIKAAKEIGANCIKLQTYTADTMTLDCKKDDFIVKGGTLWDGKSLYELYQEAYTPWEWHEELFNYAREIGIDIFSSPFDKTAVDFLEQFNPSAYKIASFEITDYELIRYTASKMKPMIISTGIATIDEIQDAVEICHSVDNNEIVLLKCTSAYPAALEDANLLTIKNLAETFDVVSGFSDHTMGATAPIVAVTLGAKVIEKHFILDKSIGGADADFSMDKEEFKAMIQAVRDTEKLLGKVDYIMTEQKKKNRQFSRSLYVSKDIKKGEIFTTENIKSVRPGYGLHPKYLNKFLGKCADKDYEYGTPLSIDTI